The window ATGATGGCCATCGGCGACGAGGACGACGAGTTCATCATCCCCGAGCCCTTCTACACCAACTACAACGGCTTCGCCGTCACCGCCGGCGTCAAGCTGGTGCCGATCACCACCTACCCCGAGAGCGGCTACCGCTGCCCCTCCGTCGAGCAGTTCGAAGAACAGATCACCCCGCGCACCCGGGCGATCATCGTCAACTCCCCCGGCAACCCCACCGGCGCCGTCTACTCCCGCGAAGAAATCCAGCGCATCGCCGACCTGGCCCGCCGGCACAACCTCTACGTCATCTCCGACGAGGTCTACCGCGAGTTCACCTTCGACGACACCCGGGCCGTCAGCATCCTGGACATCGACGACCTCGAGGAGCGCGCCGTCGTCATCGACAGCATCTCCAAACGCTACAGCGCCTGCGGCGCCCGCATCGGCTGCGTGATGAGCCGCAACAACCGCCTGATGGAGGCCGTGCTGCGCTACGCCCAGGCCCGCCTCTGCCCGCCCGCCCTGGGCCAGGTCGTCGCCGCCGCCGCCTACAACGACGAGAGCGACTACATCGAAGAGAGCCGCCGCGAGTACCAGCGCCGCCGCGACGTGGTCTTCGACCGCCTGATGGACATCGAGGGCGTCGTCTGCGAGAAGCCCGAAGGAGCCTTCTACTGCCTGGCCAAACTGCCCATCGACGACGCCGAGACGTTTTGCAAGTGGATGCTGACCGACTTCGAGCGTGACGGCCACACCGTGATGACCGCCCCGGGACCGGGCTTCTACGCCACCCCCGGCCTGGGCTCCCAGGAGGTGCGCATCGCCTACGTCCTCAACTGCGACGAGCTCGAGGCGGCGATGGACTGCCTGGTCGAGGGCATCCGGGCCTACAACGCCCGCTGACGCACCAACCAGCTAACGGAGCAAACGACGGGGCCGACCTTGCAGTCGGCCCCGTTTTTTTAATCCGCCGCTCACGCGCCGAACCCCGGCAACCGTCAGGCCGGAGCGGTTGTTGCCCGCAGACCTCCCGCTGAGGGAGGTCTGCGGAACGCAAGAACCGTGCCGGACGCGCAACACAGGAACCCTCGCCTAGGGCACCACCCAGGTGAAAGTGCCCTCGGAGACGGTCACGTCGCTCTGCCACATGTACTCGCCGCGCAGGGAATCCCAGTCGTCGACCATCTCGATGACGACCTTGTACTCCACGGTGTGCCGGCCCTTGCAGCCCTCAGCGCCGTAGGTGTTCAGGTCGCTGTAGAAACCGTAGACGTCGTCGCCCCACTCGCTGGGCAGCAGGGCGTAGCCGCCGCACTGGTCCCAGTCCAGCGAGGGATCGTCGATCTCCACCCACCACTGGTTGTCGGGGTGGGGCCAATCGGCCGCCGGATCGATGGTCAGGTCGACGAGGTGGTAGTAGCCGGAGAACTGGGCCCCGGGATAGAGCTCGTTGGCGTAGTTGATCCAGTCCTCCAGGGTGTGACCGCCGTAGTAGCAGCGGGCGTTGATCTCGCTATCCACCCCGTAGGTGAAGGTGTTTTTGAGGTTGTAGCCGCTTTCAGCCCCGAACTCCGGGTAGGCGTTCTGGAAGACGACCTCGCCGGGGGAAAGGGCCGCCGCGGGCAGGACGGCCGCGATCATCAGTAGAATGGTGAGTGCACGCATGAGAGACCTCCGGAGGGTTTGCGGGAGTTATCTAGCAACACAGCGCCTTAATCTGTCACGAATAACAATATAATCTCCGTCCAGACAAATGTCAACCAGCGAACGACATAAAAAAACACCGCCCAATTCGGGCGGAGTTGAGCATACTCATCAATAAATCACATCAAAAATTACATCAATCAGATGCACACATTGAGCATCTTAACTAAAGCCGGATAAGGCACTGCTGCTGTCCAAACCGGTCATATTGCCGCTAATATACCCTTACAATCTCCCTGGATCAAGCGCTGAAGGCCGCACATCGCTCAAAGCTGCAAGCGCCTCACTCCGCCAGCAGCACCGCCCGGCAGGGCGCCCCCTCGGCGGTGGGAATCGACAAGGGCAGGCAAATCAGGCGATAGCGCCCCGGAGTAGCCCGCGAAAGGTCGATATTCTCCAGGGCCGGCACGCCGGC of the Candidatus Coatesbacteria bacterium genome contains:
- a CDS encoding aminotransferase class I/II-fold pyridoxal phosphate-dependent enzyme, with the translated sequence MADRPPLSQRAQAIPASPIRKLVPFALAAKQRGVHVYHLNIGQPDLPTIPAGLKALREFKTEVIKYGLSQGDQALTAALIKFYGRLGYHFEPHHIVVTTGGSEAISFAMMAIGDEDDEFIIPEPFYTNYNGFAVTAGVKLVPITTYPESGYRCPSVEQFEEQITPRTRAIIVNSPGNPTGAVYSREEIQRIADLARRHNLYVISDEVYREFTFDDTRAVSILDIDDLEERAVVIDSISKRYSACGARIGCVMSRNNRLMEAVLRYAQARLCPPALGQVVAAAAYNDESDYIEESRREYQRRRDVVFDRLMDIEGVVCEKPEGAFYCLAKLPIDDAETFCKWMLTDFERDGHTVMTAPGPGFYATPGLGSQEVRIAYVLNCDELEAAMDCLVEGIRAYNAR